In one Mucilaginibacter sp. PAMB04168 genomic region, the following are encoded:
- a CDS encoding DapH/DapD/GlmU-related protein, which translates to MRRILTKFFYYLGVIIGYCFTEKLLNNILFVVNHLKAGLLFSKFKSCGKNLYIEAPVKVIGGKNIVIGNNCSIYARTRFETFKYSDKHTPELIIGDNVNIIFDCHIGCVNKVIIGNNVLIASKVFITDHYHGEITKTGIAMPPSERPIYSKGPVIIEDNVWIGEGVAIMPNITIGRNCIIGANSVVTKSFPQNSILAGVPAKLIKVV; encoded by the coding sequence TTGAGACGAATACTTACAAAGTTCTTTTATTACTTAGGTGTAATTATCGGATACTGCTTTACAGAAAAGTTGTTGAATAACATTCTATTTGTAGTAAATCATTTAAAGGCGGGGCTTCTATTTAGTAAATTTAAGTCATGTGGTAAAAATTTATACATCGAAGCTCCGGTTAAAGTCATAGGAGGCAAGAACATCGTTATTGGTAATAATTGTAGTATATATGCTCGAACTAGGTTTGAAACATTCAAGTACTCTGATAAACACACGCCTGAACTGATAATAGGTGATAATGTGAACATTATATTTGATTGCCATATCGGATGCGTAAATAAAGTTATTATAGGAAACAATGTTTTGATTGCAAGCAAGGTGTTTATAACTGATCATTATCATGGAGAAATTACGAAAACCGGAATTGCTATGCCCCCATCCGAAAGACCGATATATTCTAAAGGCCCAGTTATAATAGAAGATAATGTTTGGATAGGAGAAGGAGTTGCAATTATGCCGAATATAACAATTGGAAGAAATTGTATCATTGGGGCAAATTCAGTTGTTACTAAAAGCTTCCCCCAAAATTCTATTTTAGCTGGCGTCCCTGCTAAATTAATTAAAGTTGTCTAA